TCTCATCCGCCACCGCAAAAATGTAACCCTCATTCTTGCCCGTCCATCCATCGATAAAATCACTCACATAAAACCGGCCATCCGGCGCAAAATCACAATCCGTCGCCAGCACGTTCCACACGAACTTGTCGATCTTCTTCATCGCAAACCCCGCCCCATTCCGCTCCACACTAAAATTCCACACCCCACTGTTCGCCGCCGCCCCTTTAAAATCACAAATAAAGAACGAATCCGCATACTTCTCATCCCCAATCGCTGTCACCCCGGGATAATAAACCAGCCCACTCGGACCATCCGTGATGTGCGCCACCGGCGGCAAAATCCACGCGGCCTGCTCCGGGGTCTGCAAATGCCACAGGCCCTCCGCGTCCCATGGACCCCGACCATACTTCCCGCCTTCCGTAATCGCTGGGGTTCCATACTGATACGTCATGCACCAACCCGTATCGCCCCCCTCCACCACATGCACCAGCCTCGCCCGGTCACCCGAGTCCCCATTGTTATCCACCGTGAACAAATTTCCCAACGCATCAAACGCCAGCTCCTGCGGATTCCTCAAACCCTTCGCAAACACCTCAAGCCCGGTCCCATCCGGCCAGCAACGGAACACCGCCCCACGTCCATCATCCATCGGATCCCGCAACCGCGATCCATCCGGCATCGGGATGTTGTAACCCCGGTCCGCCATGCTGAAATACAACCGTCCATCCGGACCCCACACCAGCCCATGCAAATCATGACCGCGAAACGCGTCGCGCACACCGAACCCCGTGAACACCTTGTCCTTCACCTCCGCCTTTCCATCCCCGTCCTTGTCACTCAGCTTCCAGACATGAGGAATGCAAGTGAACCACACCTCCCCATCTTTAACGATCAATCCCGCCGCCGTTCCATCCAGCACTTCGTTAAACGGGCCTGCAAAATCCGTGGTCAAATCCGCCACCCCGTCGCCATTGCTGTCCGCAATCATCCGCACCATCTCCCCCGCCCCCGTGAAGGTCGTCAATGGCGTCCGATGCTGCCACTTCTCATATTTTTTGACCCGATCCTCCACCGACTGCGCCTTCACATCGTCCTCCAGCCAATAAGCATGCGCCCGGTTGTCCGGCACTCCCACGCCCTGACGATGCGTCTCCGCCAAAAACATCCGCCCCTTCTCATCAAACGCAAAAGCCACCGGATTCGCCAGCATTGCCGCCCCCGCCCAAACCTCCGCCTTCAGCTCCGGCGGCACCGTGATGTTGTTCTGCTTCGACTTCGTCACCGCTCCCCCACCGTCTCCCAACTCTGCCCCCATGAGCATCGAAACCGTCAACAAAACCGTCAAATGGGTGATCCTGGATAAAAACATAATCAGAAGAGCGACGAACCAAGCAGGAATACGCCTCCCACGCAACCTCGGTCCACGCAAAATTGACAGGTAATACCCCTCATGGTATTACTTTGCCATGAAGGTCACCGTCAAAGGCCAGATCACCATCCCTCTCGCCATTCGCGAACACTACGGATTCTATCCCGGCGCCGAAGTCAAAATTGTCACCCGCAACGGACAGGCCGTCATTGAAAAATGCGACTACAATGATCAGTCCGATCAAATCAATGCCTGGCTCGACCGCTTTGCAGGATCTGCTACCAACAAAAGCATGACCACGGATGAAATCATGGCCATGACCCGCGGCGAGGACTGAAATGATCCTCGTTGACACCAATGTTCTCCTCGATCTGGCCAACCTCGACCCAAACTGGGCACCTTGGTCACGTTCGGCCCTTGGCAATGCTCTTCACAAAGGCTCCGTCGGTATCAACATCATCATCTACACCGAGCTCCTGCCGTCTTATCGCGACCCTGAAGAACTTGACCGAGCACTCTCGCACATTCAAATCAAACGCCTCCCCCTCCCCTACTCCGCCGCCTTCCCCGCCTCGCGAGCCTTCCTGGCCTACCGCAAATCCGGCGGCAAGCGC
This is a stretch of genomic DNA from Phragmitibacter flavus. It encodes these proteins:
- a CDS encoding type II toxin-antitoxin system VapC family toxin, with product MILVDTNVLLDLANLDPNWAPWSRSALGNALHKGSVGINIIIYTELLPSYRDPEELDRALSHIQIKRLPLPYSAAFPASRAFLAYRKSGGKRNAPLPDFFIGAHAEAEGHTILTRDPARYRQYFPTVNLICP
- a CDS encoding AbrB/MazE/SpoVT family DNA-binding domain-containing protein, with translation MKVTVKGQITIPLAIREHYGFYPGAEVKIVTRNGQAVIEKCDYNDQSDQINAWLDRFAGSATNKSMTTDEIMAMTRGED